From Ramlibacter tataouinensis, the proteins below share one genomic window:
- a CDS encoding efflux RND transporter permease subunit, with product MNLSKPFIERPVATVLLTVWLALAGIGAFFVLAVAPLPQVDYPVISVSANLPGASPETMATSVATPLERRLGVIAGVNEITSSSNVGNTRVTLQFDLNRQIDSAAREVQAAINAARADLPANLRSNPTYRKANPSAAPVVILALTSPTRSPGQIYDAVSNVVQQRISQVQGVGDVELGGGSLPAVRVDMLPMALSRWGVSSEDVRAALQANNANRPKGIIEGDGRALQIYTTTRTSDKGRATAADYRGLVVAWRNGAAIRLSDVAQVTDGVENINTLGLFSGQPAVVVLVTLQPGANAIQTVDKVRELLPELSDQLPSDIKLQVATDRTRSIRASLHEVELTLLIAIALVVLVVSAFLRSARATFIPAIATVVSLLGTFGVMWLLGFSLNNLSLMALTVATGFVVDDAIVVLENTSRHIEAGMDRFKAALLGAREVGFTVLSISLSLVAVFIPLLFMGGQVGRLFREFAVTLSAAVMISLLISLTTTPMMCAWLLHPRAHDRPAGRISRFFERLFVAVQRGYAHSLDWALSAQWLVLAVLALVIGLNVYLFVMIPKGFFPQQDTAQIQGGLRADQSISFQAMQEKLRQLVNIIQSDPAVENVVGFTGGGRAGGGFVSINLKPASQRDVRGQAVIARLRPQLAQVTGVTLFLNPVQDLRMGGRQSNSTYQYTLKSDNVADLKRWAARLAEAMKAQPALVDVDTDQQENGVEVYVDVDKDSAARLGINLRDVDNALYNAFGQRQVATIYDELNQYRVVLGVAQQYMRSPLSLGDIYVPARGTAGSITVPVNSTAATTATSTVSGTPINPGLRDQATGRPVSATAATMVPLSAIARLAERPAAGAVNHQDAELATTISYNLAEGYTLSDAQAAVREAEAQIAVPNNVRGSFQGTARAAQDSQQKQPMLILAAIVVIYILLGILYESLVHPVTVLSTLPSAGVGAVLALLIFKMELSIIALIGLFLLIGIVKKNAILIIDFALEAERSRGLSPLAAVREACLLRFRPILMTTLAAALGALPLAVGFGEGAELRRPLGIAIIGGLIASQVITLLTTPVVYLLLDKLRRRSPQERELARHTEQPVTT from the coding sequence ATGAACCTCTCCAAGCCCTTCATCGAACGCCCGGTCGCCACGGTACTGCTCACCGTGTGGCTGGCGCTGGCGGGCATTGGCGCGTTCTTCGTGCTGGCGGTGGCGCCGCTGCCGCAGGTGGACTACCCGGTGATCTCGGTCAGCGCCAACCTGCCGGGCGCCTCGCCGGAGACCATGGCCACCAGCGTGGCGACGCCGCTGGAGCGCCGGCTGGGCGTCATCGCCGGCGTCAACGAGATCACCTCCAGCAGCAACGTGGGCAACACGCGCGTCACGCTGCAGTTCGACCTGAACCGGCAGATCGACTCGGCCGCGCGCGAGGTGCAGGCGGCCATCAACGCCGCGCGTGCCGACCTGCCGGCCAACCTGCGCAGCAACCCGACCTACCGCAAGGCCAATCCCTCGGCTGCGCCGGTGGTGATCCTGGCGCTGACGTCGCCGACGCGCTCGCCCGGCCAGATCTACGACGCGGTGTCCAACGTCGTGCAGCAGCGCATCTCGCAGGTGCAGGGCGTGGGCGACGTGGAGCTCGGCGGCGGATCGCTGCCGGCGGTGCGGGTGGACATGCTGCCCATGGCGCTCAGCCGCTGGGGCGTCAGCTCGGAGGACGTGCGCGCGGCGCTGCAGGCGAACAACGCCAACCGGCCCAAGGGGATCATCGAAGGCGACGGCCGCGCACTGCAGATCTACACCACCACGCGCACCAGCGACAAGGGCCGGGCCACGGCCGCCGACTACCGCGGGCTGGTGGTCGCCTGGCGCAACGGCGCGGCGATCCGCCTGTCGGACGTGGCGCAGGTTACGGACGGCGTGGAGAACATCAACACCCTGGGCCTGTTCAGCGGCCAGCCGGCGGTGGTCGTGCTGGTCACGCTGCAGCCGGGCGCCAACGCGATCCAGACCGTGGACAAGGTGAGGGAACTGCTGCCCGAGCTGTCGGACCAACTGCCCAGCGACATCAAGCTGCAGGTCGCCACCGACCGCACGCGCTCCATCCGCGCCTCGCTGCACGAAGTGGAACTGACGCTGCTGATCGCCATCGCCCTGGTGGTGCTGGTGGTCAGCGCCTTCCTGCGCAGCGCGCGGGCCACCTTCATCCCGGCGATCGCCACCGTGGTGTCGCTGCTGGGGACCTTCGGCGTGATGTGGCTGCTGGGCTTCTCGCTCAACAACCTGAGCCTGATGGCGCTGACGGTGGCCACCGGTTTCGTGGTCGACGACGCCATCGTGGTGCTGGAGAACACCAGCCGGCACATCGAGGCCGGCATGGACCGCTTCAAGGCGGCGCTGCTGGGCGCGCGCGAGGTCGGCTTCACGGTGCTGTCGATCAGCCTGTCGCTGGTGGCGGTGTTCATCCCGCTGCTGTTCATGGGCGGCCAGGTGGGCCGGCTGTTCCGCGAATTCGCCGTGACCCTGTCGGCCGCGGTGATGATCTCGCTGCTGATCTCGCTCACCACCACACCCATGATGTGCGCCTGGCTGCTGCACCCGCGTGCGCACGACCGGCCGGCGGGACGCATCTCGCGGTTCTTCGAGCGGCTGTTCGTGGCCGTGCAACGCGGCTATGCGCACAGCCTGGACTGGGCGCTGTCGGCGCAGTGGCTGGTGCTGGCGGTGCTGGCGCTGGTGATCGGGCTGAACGTCTACCTGTTCGTGATGATCCCCAAGGGCTTCTTCCCGCAGCAGGACACGGCGCAGATCCAGGGCGGCCTGCGCGCCGACCAGAGCATCTCGTTCCAGGCCATGCAGGAGAAGCTGCGGCAGCTGGTGAACATCATCCAGAGCGATCCCGCGGTGGAGAACGTGGTCGGCTTCACCGGCGGCGGGCGCGCCGGCGGCGGCTTCGTGTCGATCAACCTCAAGCCCGCGTCGCAGCGCGACGTGCGCGGGCAGGCGGTGATCGCGCGCCTGCGCCCGCAGCTGGCCCAGGTGACGGGCGTGACCCTGTTCCTCAACCCAGTGCAGGACCTGCGCATGGGCGGGCGCCAGAGCAACAGCACCTACCAGTACACGCTCAAGAGCGACAACGTGGCCGACCTCAAGCGCTGGGCGGCTCGCCTGGCCGAGGCCATGAAGGCCCAGCCGGCGCTGGTGGACGTCGACACCGACCAACAGGAGAACGGCGTCGAGGTCTACGTCGATGTGGACAAGGACTCGGCCGCGCGCCTGGGCATCAACCTGCGCGACGTGGACAACGCGCTGTACAACGCATTCGGCCAGCGCCAGGTGGCGACCATCTACGACGAGCTGAACCAGTACCGCGTGGTGCTGGGGGTCGCGCAGCAGTACATGCGCAGCCCGCTGTCGCTGGGCGACATCTATGTGCCCGCACGCGGCACTGCGGGCAGCATCACCGTTCCGGTGAACTCGACTGCGGCCACCACCGCCACGAGCACCGTCTCCGGCACGCCGATCAACCCCGGCCTGCGCGACCAGGCCACCGGCCGGCCGGTGAGCGCCACTGCCGCGACCATGGTGCCGCTGTCGGCCATCGCGCGCCTGGCCGAGCGGCCTGCCGCCGGCGCCGTCAACCACCAGGACGCGGAACTCGCGACGACCATCTCGTACAACCTGGCCGAAGGCTACACCCTGTCGGACGCCCAGGCGGCCGTGCGCGAGGCGGAGGCACAGATCGCGGTGCCGAACAACGTGCGCGGCAGCTTCCAGGGCACGGCGCGCGCCGCCCAGGATTCGCAGCAGAAGCAGCCGATGCTGATCCTGGCGGCCATCGTGGTGATCTACATCCTGCTGGGCATCCTCTACGAGAGCCTGGTGCATCCGGTGACGGTGCTGTCCACCCTGCCTTCGGCGGGCGTGGGCGCGGTGCTGGCGCTGCTGATCTTCAAGATGGAGTTGTCCATCATCGCGCTGATCGGCCTGTTCCTGTTGATCGGCATCGTCAAGAAGAACGCGATCCTGATCATCGACTTCGCGCTGGAAGCCGAGCGCTCGCGTGGCCTGTCGCCGCTGGCGGCGGTGCGCGAGGCCTGCCTGCTGCGCTTCCGCCCGATCCTGATGACCACGCTGGCGGCGGCGCTGGGCGCCTTGCCGCTGGCCGTCGGCTTCGGCGAAGGCGCCGAGCTGCGGCGGCCGCTGGGCATCGCCATCATCGGCGGCCTCATCGCCAGCCAGGTGATCACGCTGCTGACCACGCCGGTGGTGTACCTGCTGCTGGACAAGCTGCGCCGGCGCAGCCCGCAGGAGCGGGAACTGGCGCGCCACACCGAACAGCCCGTCACGACATGA
- a CDS encoding efflux RND transporter permease subunit — protein MSPSRPFIQRPVATALLMLAIVLAGLVGFRFLPLSALPQVDYPTIQVQTLYPGASPEVMAQTVTAPLERQFGQMPGLARMSSTSAAGVSIVTLQFSLGLALDVAEQQVQAAINASGTLLPADLPAPPVYAKVNPADAPVLSVALTSDTLPLTEVQNIANTRLALKISQVNGVGLVTLSGGQRPAVRIQVDTRALASYGLSLSDVRTAITGSNANGAKGSIDGPTRAYTINANDQLMTAADYQSLVVAYRNGAPVRVSDIARAVESAENVQLGAWAVVGGQLKPAVILNVQRQPGANVIATVDAIKQRLPELTAGLPAAVHAEVLSDRTTGIRASVHHVQLELALAVVLVVLVIFAFLHSPRATVIASLAVPISLVGTCGAMYLLGYSLNNLSLMALTIATGFVVDDAIVMIENISRHIEEGKPPLQAAYQGASEIGFTIISLTVSLIAVLIPLLFMGDVVGRLFREFAMTLAITILISAVVSLTLVPMMSGRWLVAHPGGETGWGGRLQRRFDQLIASYDRWLGWVLDRQPLTLLVALATLVLTVLLYVFMPKGLFPTQDTGQLQARVQAAQSVSYPAMAALQQEVARAIMEDPDVESHSSFVGVDAANNTMLHTGRMLINLRRGHGDQDLLMQRLRDRAHAVPGATLYLQPTQDLTIDAETGPTQYRFALEGADNAVVSDWAARLVQQLQSVHQVRNVSTDAGATGAAVYVEIDRDTAARLNITASAIDDALYSAFGQRIVSTIFTQTNQYRVILEARPDSSASPASLGMVQLKTASGDTTPLSAIARIVERRAPLQITHVAQYPATTVNFDAAPGVALGTAVDAIRQAARDIQLPPGVSMTFIGASGAYEASLANELWLILAAVVCVYIVLGVLYESYIHPLTILSTLPSAGVGALLALLLAGHDLGVIGIIGIILLIGIVKKNAIMMIDFAIEAERKEGKAPRDAIRQAALLRFRPILMTTLAALGAAVPLMFGWGDGAELRRPLGLAIFGGLIVSQMLTLFTTPVIYLWFDRLGRRWGTKGPHPNPPPEGEGTSGTPSPAGGGQGWGRSASAE, from the coding sequence ATGAGCCCGTCCCGTCCCTTCATCCAGCGGCCGGTCGCCACCGCGCTGCTGATGCTGGCCATCGTGCTGGCCGGCCTGGTGGGCTTCCGCTTCCTGCCGCTGTCGGCGCTGCCGCAGGTCGACTACCCGACCATCCAGGTGCAGACGCTGTACCCGGGCGCCAGCCCCGAGGTGATGGCGCAGACCGTCACGGCGCCGCTGGAGCGCCAGTTCGGGCAGATGCCGGGGCTGGCGCGCATGAGTTCCACCAGCGCAGCCGGCGTCTCCATCGTGACGCTGCAGTTCAGCCTGGGCCTGGCGCTGGATGTGGCCGAACAGCAGGTGCAGGCGGCGATCAACGCCAGCGGCACGCTGCTGCCGGCCGACCTGCCGGCGCCGCCGGTCTATGCCAAGGTGAACCCGGCCGACGCACCGGTGCTGTCGGTGGCGTTGACCTCCGACACCCTGCCGCTGACCGAGGTGCAAAACATCGCCAACACGCGGCTGGCGCTGAAGATCAGCCAGGTCAACGGCGTCGGCCTGGTCACGCTTTCGGGCGGCCAGCGCCCGGCAGTGCGCATCCAGGTGGACACGCGCGCGCTGGCGTCCTACGGCCTGTCGCTGTCCGACGTGCGCACGGCCATCACCGGTTCCAACGCGAACGGGGCCAAGGGCAGCATTGACGGCCCGACGCGCGCCTACACCATCAATGCCAACGACCAGCTGATGACCGCGGCCGACTACCAGAGCCTGGTGGTGGCCTACCGCAACGGCGCGCCGGTGCGCGTGTCCGACATCGCGCGCGCGGTGGAAAGCGCCGAGAACGTGCAGCTGGGCGCCTGGGCCGTGGTCGGCGGCCAGCTCAAGCCGGCGGTGATCCTGAACGTGCAGCGGCAACCGGGCGCCAACGTGATCGCCACCGTCGATGCGATCAAGCAGCGCCTGCCCGAGTTGACGGCGGGCCTGCCGGCCGCGGTCCATGCGGAGGTGCTGAGCGACCGCACGACCGGTATCCGCGCTTCGGTCCATCACGTGCAGCTGGAACTGGCGCTGGCCGTGGTGCTGGTGGTGCTGGTGATCTTCGCCTTCCTGCACAGCCCGCGCGCCACGGTGATCGCCAGCCTCGCGGTGCCCATTTCGCTGGTGGGCACCTGCGGCGCCATGTACCTGCTCGGCTACAGCCTGAACAACCTGTCGCTGATGGCGCTGACCATCGCCACCGGCTTCGTGGTGGACGATGCCATCGTCATGATCGAGAACATCTCCCGGCACATCGAGGAGGGCAAGCCACCGCTGCAGGCGGCCTACCAGGGCGCGAGCGAGATCGGCTTCACCATCATCTCGCTGACGGTGTCACTGATCGCGGTGCTGATCCCGCTGCTGTTCATGGGGGACGTGGTGGGCCGGCTGTTCCGCGAGTTCGCGATGACCCTGGCGATCACCATCCTGATCTCCGCGGTGGTGTCGCTGACGCTGGTGCCCATGATGTCGGGCCGCTGGCTGGTCGCCCACCCGGGCGGCGAGACGGGTTGGGGCGGGCGCCTGCAGCGCCGCTTCGACCAGCTGATCGCCAGCTACGACCGCTGGCTCGGCTGGGTGCTGGACCGGCAACCCCTGACCTTGCTGGTGGCGCTGGCAACGCTGGTGCTCACGGTGCTCCTCTACGTCTTCATGCCCAAGGGCCTGTTCCCCACGCAGGACACCGGCCAGTTGCAGGCGCGCGTGCAGGCGGCGCAGTCGGTGTCGTATCCCGCGATGGCGGCGCTGCAGCAGGAAGTGGCGCGCGCGATCATGGAAGACCCCGACGTCGAATCGCACTCGAGCTTCGTCGGCGTGGACGCGGCCAACAACACCATGCTGCACACCGGCCGCATGCTGATCAACCTGCGCCGCGGCCACGGCGATCAGGACCTGCTGATGCAGCGCCTGCGCGATCGCGCCCACGCCGTGCCGGGCGCCACGCTCTACCTGCAGCCGACGCAGGACCTGACCATCGATGCGGAAACCGGCCCCACGCAGTACCGCTTCGCGCTGGAGGGCGCCGACAATGCGGTGGTCTCCGACTGGGCGGCCCGCCTGGTGCAGCAGCTTCAGTCGGTGCACCAGGTGCGCAACGTGAGCACCGACGCCGGCGCGACCGGTGCGGCGGTGTATGTGGAGATCGACCGCGACACGGCGGCGCGCCTGAACATCACCGCCTCGGCGATCGACGACGCCCTCTACAGCGCCTTCGGCCAGCGCATCGTCTCCACCATCTTCACCCAGACCAACCAGTACCGGGTGATCCTGGAGGCACGGCCGGACAGCTCGGCCTCGCCGGCCTCGCTGGGCATGGTGCAGCTCAAGACCGCCTCGGGCGACACCACGCCGCTGTCGGCCATCGCGCGGATCGTGGAGCGGCGCGCGCCGCTGCAGATCACCCACGTGGCGCAATACCCGGCGACGACCGTGAATTTCGACGCTGCGCCGGGGGTTGCCCTGGGCACCGCGGTGGATGCGATCCGCCAGGCGGCGCGCGACATCCAGCTGCCGCCCGGGGTGAGCATGACCTTCATCGGCGCCTCCGGCGCCTACGAGGCCTCGCTGGCCAACGAGCTCTGGCTGATCCTGGCGGCGGTGGTGTGCGTGTACATCGTGCTGGGCGTGCTGTACGAGAGCTACATCCACCCGCTCACCATCCTGTCCACGCTGCCCTCGGCGGGCGTGGGCGCGCTGCTGGCGCTGCTGCTGGCCGGCCACGATCTGGGCGTGATCGGCATCATCGGCATCATCCTGCTGATCGGCATCGTCAAGAAGAACGCGATCATGATGATCGACTTCGCGATCGAGGCCGAACGCAAGGAAGGCAAGGCGCCGCGCGACGCCATCCGGCAGGCGGCGCTGCTGCGCTTCCGGCCGATCCTGATGACCACGTTGGCCGCGCTCGGCGCCGCCGTGCCGTTGATGTTCGGCTGGGGCGATGGCGCCGAGCTGCGCCGTCCGCTGGGCCTGGCGATCTTCGGCGGGCTGATCGTCAGCCAGATGCTGACGCTGTTCACGACGCCGGTGATCTATCTGTGGTTCGACCGGCTGGGACGCCGGTGGGGCACGAAGGGCCCCCACCCCAACCCTCCCCCGGAAGGGGAGGGAACAAGCGGAACTCCCTCCCCCGCCGGGGGAGGGCAGGGGTGGGGGCGCTCCGCCAGCGCAGAGTAG
- a CDS encoding efflux RND transporter periplasmic adaptor subunit, whose product MDPTPETRSEARPSEQPSPPARRISRRATLIGSVIALLVVAGLAWLAWDLTRPGAPQAAGGARQGAPGANGFGGPGGARVPPTTVGVATAERADIPIVVEALGTVVPQAMVRVRPQVSGVLQQVLFKEGQMVRKGEVLAVIDPRQFDMALQQATGQRMKDEAQLAAARVTLERYRTLLRQDSIARQDVDTQEAQVKQLEAALVVDKANEGTARLNLEYTRITAPVAGRAGLRTVDAGNLVTPSDANGVALITQLSPIDVEFAIPQDLAPEIMNSAGKPMEAKALDRTRANVLDTGAFASLDNQVDTQTGTVRAKARFDNRRGQLFPSQFVNVQLNVRTIRDAVVVPVAAVRRGSGGDFVFVLKEDRTVAIRPVKTGQATVDRMQIANGLQLGERVITEGADRLRDGSRVILPGDAPATGAQGSGRRRAASGAGTPQAPASAPGDSQTPAAAAAAPQVAARGSAPAAGKSSPAAAAAATAAPSQATATAQAAPAGDKPTAEQRQRMLDAVKDDPEQLERRKRFLDAIDRGDPQALERWRSMQQRRREGGGQ is encoded by the coding sequence ATGGATCCGACGCCCGAGACGCGCAGCGAAGCGCGCCCGTCCGAACAGCCCTCGCCGCCGGCGCGGCGAATCAGCCGGCGCGCCACGCTGATCGGCAGCGTGATCGCGCTGCTGGTGGTGGCGGGCCTGGCGTGGCTGGCCTGGGACCTCACGCGTCCCGGGGCACCGCAAGCGGCTGGCGGCGCGCGGCAGGGCGCGCCGGGCGCCAACGGCTTCGGCGGCCCGGGTGGCGCGCGCGTGCCGCCGACCACGGTCGGCGTCGCCACCGCCGAGCGCGCCGACATCCCGATCGTGGTCGAGGCCCTGGGCACGGTGGTGCCGCAGGCGATGGTGCGGGTGCGGCCGCAGGTCTCCGGCGTTCTGCAGCAGGTGCTGTTCAAGGAAGGACAGATGGTCAGGAAGGGCGAGGTGCTTGCCGTGATCGACCCGCGCCAGTTCGACATGGCGCTGCAGCAGGCCACCGGCCAGCGCATGAAGGACGAGGCGCAGCTGGCGGCGGCGCGCGTCACGCTGGAGCGCTATCGCACGCTGCTGCGGCAGGATTCCATCGCGCGCCAGGACGTGGACACGCAGGAGGCGCAGGTCAAGCAGCTGGAAGCCGCGCTGGTGGTGGACAAGGCCAACGAGGGCACGGCGCGCCTGAACCTGGAGTACACGCGCATCACCGCGCCCGTGGCCGGCCGCGCCGGCCTGCGCACGGTGGATGCCGGCAACCTGGTGACGCCCAGCGACGCCAACGGCGTGGCCCTGATCACCCAGCTGTCGCCGATCGACGTGGAGTTCGCGATCCCGCAGGACCTGGCGCCCGAGATCATGAACAGCGCCGGCAAGCCGATGGAAGCCAAGGCGCTGGACCGCACGCGCGCCAACGTGCTGGACACGGGCGCCTTCGCATCGCTGGACAACCAGGTCGACACCCAGACCGGCACCGTGCGCGCCAAGGCCCGCTTCGACAACCGCCGCGGCCAGCTCTTTCCCAGCCAGTTCGTCAACGTGCAGCTGAACGTGCGCACCATACGCGATGCGGTCGTGGTGCCGGTGGCCGCGGTGCGCCGCGGCAGCGGCGGCGATTTCGTGTTCGTGCTCAAGGAGGACCGCACGGTGGCGATCCGGCCGGTCAAGACCGGCCAGGCCACGGTGGACCGCATGCAGATCGCCAACGGCCTGCAGTTGGGCGAGCGGGTGATCACCGAAGGCGCCGACCGCCTGCGTGACGGCTCGCGCGTGATCCTGCCGGGCGATGCGCCGGCCACCGGCGCCCAGGGTTCCGGGCGGCGGCGCGCCGCTTCGGGCGCGGGCACGCCGCAAGCGCCGGCCTCGGCCCCGGGCGATTCGCAGACGCCGGCGGCCGCAGCGGCCGCACCCCAGGTGGCTGCGCGCGGCTCGGCGCCCGCTGCGGGCAAGTCTTCCCCGGCAGCGGCAGCGGCGGCGACGGCTGCGCCCAGCCAAGCCACCGCCACGGCGCAGGCCGCGCCGGCGGGCGACAAGCCCACCGCCGAACAGCGCCAACGCATGCTCGACGCGGTGAAGGACGACCCCGAGCAACTCGAGCGGCGCAAGCGCTTCCTCGACGCGATCGACCGCGGCGATCCGCAGGCGCTGGAGCGCTGGCGCTCGATGCAGCAGCGCCGGCGCGAAGGGGGCGGTCAATGA
- a CDS encoding class I SAM-dependent methyltransferase translates to MPKAPASGRAPGRSVAQAQYRQRAPHYDAELLVFEPVRAHAIALLGLRPGEQVLDVGCGTGLSFDGLRSRVGPRGRITGIEQCPEMLARAEARVAACHWGNVELVEAAASEAEFQGLADAALFHFTHDILRHEPSLDNVLAHLKPGARVVAVGLQWAPPWAWAANGFVMAAAMYSVSRLDGLVRPWELLAARLEDVEVESTGFGAIFLLRGLHAPRAH, encoded by the coding sequence ATGCCCAAAGCCCCTGCCTCTGGCCGGGCGCCCGGCCGTTCCGTCGCGCAGGCTCAATACCGCCAGCGCGCGCCGCACTATGACGCCGAACTGCTGGTGTTCGAGCCGGTCCGCGCGCACGCCATCGCGCTGCTCGGGCTGCGGCCGGGCGAGCAGGTGCTGGATGTGGGCTGCGGCACGGGACTGAGCTTCGACGGCCTTCGCAGCCGGGTGGGTCCGCGCGGCCGGATCACCGGGATCGAGCAATGCCCCGAGATGCTGGCGCGGGCCGAGGCGCGCGTGGCGGCATGCCACTGGGGCAACGTGGAACTGGTGGAGGCCGCGGCGTCGGAGGCCGAGTTCCAGGGCCTGGCCGATGCGGCCCTGTTCCATTTCACGCACGACATCCTGCGCCACGAGCCCTCGCTGGACAACGTGCTGGCGCACCTCAAGCCGGGCGCGCGCGTCGTCGCCGTCGGCCTGCAATGGGCGCCGCCCTGGGCCTGGGCCGCCAACGGCTTCGTGATGGCGGCGGCCATGTATTCCGTCAGCCGCCTCGACGGCCTGGTGCGTCCCTGGGAACTGCTGGCCGCGCGGCTCGAGGATGTCGAGGTCGAAAGCACGGGCTTCGGCGCGATCTTCCTGCTGCGTGGGCTTCACGCGCCCCGAGCGCATTGA
- a CDS encoding universal stress protein → MYKRILLAYDGSDAGQKALLDCQEIAQWSRSELFLIAVMPSAMSFVGLEGGVYDIELEEREKQKHQAILDDGVRRLSGIGASARGEVVVGEAVDEITKYARKVDANLVVVGHKHLDSWAARWWRGSISGALIEHAPCSVLVVITQ, encoded by the coding sequence ATGTACAAGCGAATTCTGTTGGCTTACGACGGTTCGGATGCCGGCCAGAAGGCCTTGCTGGATTGCCAGGAAATCGCGCAGTGGAGCCGCTCCGAGCTCTTCCTCATCGCGGTGATGCCTTCGGCCATGAGTTTCGTGGGCCTGGAAGGCGGGGTGTACGACATCGAACTCGAAGAGCGCGAAAAGCAGAAGCACCAGGCCATCCTCGACGATGGCGTGCGGCGGCTGTCCGGCATCGGCGCCTCGGCGCGCGGCGAAGTCGTGGTGGGCGAAGCGGTGGACGAGATCACCAAATACGCCCGCAAGGTCGATGCGAACCTGGTCGTCGTCGGCCACAAGCACCTGGACAGCTGGGCCGCGCGCTGGTGGCGCGGCTCCATCTCCGGTGCGCTGATCGAGCACGCGCCCTGCAGCGTGCTCGTTGTCATCACGCAGTAG
- a CDS encoding histidine phosphatase family protein produces MKLWLVRHALPVVAEGVCYGASDVPADDQATREAAQRLAAGLPPGLAVSSSPLARCLQLADALQGLRSDLAYRSDARLSEMNFGAWEQQRWDAIAPAEFERWTADFAHHACGGGESVAQLMARAAAALAEARHRGADSLWITHAGVIRAVSLLAAGVTLPRNAADWPREGLGFGQAACIQLV; encoded by the coding sequence ATGAAGCTCTGGCTGGTGCGTCACGCGCTGCCGGTCGTGGCCGAGGGCGTGTGCTACGGCGCCAGTGACGTGCCGGCCGATGACCAGGCCACGCGCGAGGCGGCGCAGCGGCTGGCGGCCGGCTTGCCGCCTGGACTGGCCGTGAGCAGCTCGCCGCTGGCACGCTGCCTCCAGTTGGCCGACGCGTTGCAGGGACTGCGTTCCGACCTCGCGTATCGCAGCGACGCACGCCTGTCGGAGATGAATTTCGGCGCCTGGGAGCAACAGCGCTGGGACGCCATCGCCCCGGCAGAGTTCGAGCGCTGGACCGCGGACTTCGCCCACCATGCCTGCGGCGGCGGCGAATCGGTGGCGCAGCTGATGGCGCGCGCGGCCGCGGCGCTGGCGGAGGCGCGCCATCGTGGTGCGGACTCGCTGTGGATCACGCACGCCGGCGTCATCCGCGCGGTTTCGCTGCTGGCCGCGGGCGTGACGTTGCCGCGCAACGCCGCCGACTGGCCGCGCGAGGGCCTGGGTTTCGGCCAGGCCGCCTGCATCCAGCTTGTCTGA
- a CDS encoding adenosylcobinamide-GDP ribazoletransferase → MGPLRHWLLALQFFTRVPVTGRLAAWVGYSPAMLRASAAHFPGIGVLVGLLAAGVAAGLLALLPRGPFAPLVAAVLSTIATVLFTGALHEDGLADVADGLGGAFERQRALEIMKDSRIGSYGALAVALALAAKVSLLALLGSVDVRVLCAGLVLAHVLSRAWPLLLIRWLPYVGDEGGSKSKPMADAIGTATLVAAFAWVALAGAAVAALQGPAFLIAPVLGSALALVWMARLFARRLQGFTGDCLGAAQQACEIACYLGMALAA, encoded by the coding sequence ATGGGCCCCTTGCGGCACTGGCTGCTTGCCCTCCAGTTCTTCACCCGTGTGCCGGTCACCGGGCGCTTGGCGGCGTGGGTCGGCTACAGCCCGGCGATGCTGCGCGCCAGCGCCGCGCATTTCCCCGGGATCGGCGTGCTGGTGGGCCTGCTCGCCGCGGGTGTCGCCGCCGGCCTGCTGGCGCTGTTGCCGCGGGGCCCGTTCGCGCCGCTGGTGGCCGCGGTGCTGTCCACCATCGCCACCGTCCTGTTCACCGGCGCGCTGCACGAGGATGGGCTGGCCGACGTCGCCGATGGCCTGGGCGGCGCCTTCGAGCGCCAGCGCGCGCTGGAAATCATGAAGGACTCGCGCATCGGCAGCTACGGCGCGCTGGCGGTCGCCCTGGCGCTGGCCGCCAAGGTGTCGCTGCTGGCGCTGCTCGGTTCGGTGGACGTGCGCGTGCTGTGCGCCGGGCTGGTGCTGGCGCACGTGCTCTCGCGCGCCTGGCCCTTGCTGCTGATCCGCTGGCTGCCCTATGTCGGCGATGAGGGCGGCAGCAAATCCAAGCCCATGGCGGACGCGATCGGCACGGCCACACTGGTCGCGGCCTTCGCCTGGGTGGCCCTCGCCGGTGCCGCCGTGGCCGCGCTGCAAGGCCCGGCGTTCCTGATCGCGCCGGTGCTCGGTTCGGCGTTGGCGCTGGTCTGGATGGCGCGCCTGTTCGCGCGCCGCCTGCAAGGCTTTACCGGTGACTGCCTGGGCGCTGCCCAGCAGGCCTGCGAGATCGCCTGCTACCTGGGCATGGCGCTGGCCGCATGA